In the Sorghum bicolor cultivar BTx623 chromosome 4, Sorghum_bicolor_NCBIv3, whole genome shotgun sequence genome, ATCGCACTTACCCTAGCTAACTATCAGTAGGACAAGGGTTAATCAGATTCATTTTGGATCTTCAAGCTCACAATATTTGGCATGGCTGAAACAGCCTTTGGCTCCAACATGTGTTCAACAAAAATGTACTAACAAATATCAATAGATATTATGCTGCAAGTGAAATTTGACACACTATCAAGCGGACTAAGTAATATACAGCTATTAtaccaaaagaaaaaaataaatctaTATGCTAGATAAGAGAAAATATAGTGAATCCCATAATAATTTCAGCAGACAAAAACATTGCTGAAGCATTTTCAGATGCCATCATTTGTCATACAACTGTCTGGAAGCAACGAATGAAGTTCAGATAAGACTAATATACCTATAGATTCTTATTTCAGAAGATTAATACAGGTATCATGATGGCATAAAGCCATGCACATTAACCTCTTGATGTTCATATTCCATTGGAGAATATGTGAGTCTTCATTCTCTATATTATGATATCTCACTAGAAATGCCTCAGGTCCCTCTCAGTACATACCACAAACAGATATCCTCATCGGTTTTGCATGCCCCATGGCAAAATTTATTACTCACTTAGATTACCGCTTGGCATTTGTGCTTCTTCAATATTATCAACTTCAGCCCCAACCTTGGCCTCTGGACCAGCATCGATACTCTTAACCTCAGCACCAACCTTGGGCTCAGCAGTTTCCATGTAGCGGAAATCTGGATAATTTCTGTGGTTCAATGAGTGCAACCACAAAGCTACAGCTCCCTCCTTGTGTTCCATCGCCGCAATATGAGGGAAAATATACTTGACCTTGAACTCTTCAGCCTCCTCATAATAAGGTTCCATGGAAACTGCCTCATGTGAATCCTTCCATTTCTTGTTGTATGATGTGAACATGCATTCATCTAGGTACAGTCCAACCTCAGGGGCAGTAGGCACATTCAGGTTGACATCCCTGCAACACACATGGCATAAGCTTGCAAACATACGTTATATGGATTGTTTAACACCTAAAAGCTTATAAGGTTCATACTTGCGAAAGGCAACATCATAAATTGTTTCAGGTGCACAGTTCCTCATCACAGCAACAGCAAGACCGATCATCTTCCGGATCTGATGGAGCATGAAACTCTGTCCAACAACTTCACACCTGACAAAATCAATCCCATCCAGGCTGACAACACGATCAGCGCCAAAGGAAATGATAAACCTTTTTGCTGCAGGATCCTCTGCCTTAGTTCTTGTGGTGAAGTTATGAAAATTGTGAGTACCAACATAGTACTTGAGAATCCTGTTGAACCTCTCCTTCACTTCATCAGTGTAAGAAAAGGCACTCTTAGTTGGCAGCTTCTCTTCTCCATTGCTCTTCTCGGAATCCATACCTTGTGCTTTCTCTTCAGTAGCTACAGGCTCAAGTTTCTTCTCCTCGTTCCCAATATAAATATCTGCATCAGCTGAATTTGTATTCAGATATAGGAACAAAAAAGCAATTAACACTAGCCAACACGGATTAGAAGTACAAGATTTGATTTCCATCCAGTACCTGATGGTACAACATCACCGCCACCATTCGATCCCGTCTCAGCATTTGCAACTTCAGTTCCATCACCAGAGACCGGTAAATCAAGCTTCTCTTTGCTGTTCGATCCAACCTCCCCATGTGCACATGGGTTACCACCATCTGGACTTGTATGGTCACATTTTGCATCCCCAAGTGTTCCAGACTCATCATGGCTGGCCACACTTCCTTCCGCGGAAGCATCAACACCATTCTGCCCGGGGCTGGGCAATTTCCCCTCCCGGCCCATGACACCAGGCACCTTCCTGCCTCTCTCGGAGCACTCCAGGCACTTGGTAAGCTCGCTCCCACTCCCCATGCTCGCCATGACGGCCTCGCGGTCCGGGTGCGCGCTGGGATCAAGAGCAAACACGGGGAGCAGGTACAGGTACCTCCGGCGGTCGCAGAACTTCTTCGCGCTGAACGAGTTGGTGACGCGCACGTAGCCGTAGGCACGGATCTGCGACGCGAGCTGGGCGTTCAAGCGATCGATGAAGCCCGGCGGGTCGACGTAGAAGCGCCCGGACACCACCTGCGC is a window encoding:
- the LOC8076052 gene encoding tRNA pseudouridine synthase A, mitochondrial isoform X2; translation: MAAASPPPSPPHAKRPKMSSSSDPEADAEPTSASAAAEGADPAQRRPRYKRRKVAILLGYCGAGYQGMQKNPGARTIEGDLEEALYQAGAVPEADRAAPRRYDWARAARTDKGVSAAAQVVSGRFYVDPPGFIDRLNAQLASQIRAYGYVRVTNSFSAKKFCDRRRYLYLLPVFALDPSAHPDREAVMASMGSGSELTKCLECSERGRKVPGVMGREGKLPSPGQNGVDASAEGSVASHDESGTLGDAKCDHTSPDGGNPCAHGEVGSNSKEKLDLPVSGDGTEVANAETGSNGGGDVVPSDIYIGNEEKKLEPVATEEKAQGMDSEKSNGEEKLPTKSAFSYTDEVKERFNRILKYYVGTHNFHNFTTRTKAEDPAAKRFIISFGADRVVSLDGIDFVRCEVVGQSFMLHQIRKMIGLAVAVMRNCAPETIYDVAFRKDVNLNVPTAPEVGLYLDECMFTSYNKKWKDSHEAVSMEPYYEEAEEFKVKYIFPHIAAMEHKEGAVALWLHSLNHRNYPDFRYMETAEPKVGAEVKSIDAGPEAKVGAEVDNIEEAQMPSGNLSE
- the LOC8076052 gene encoding tRNA pseudouridine synthase A, mitochondrial isoform X1, translated to MAAASPPPSPPHAKRPKMSSSSDPEADAEPTSASAAAEGADPAQRRPRYKRRKVAILLGYCGAGYQGMQKNPGARTIEGDLEEALYQAGAVPEADRAAPRRYDWARAARTDKGVSAAAQVVSGRFYVDPPGFIDRLNAQLASQIRAYGYVRVTNSFSAKKFCDRRRYLYLLPVFALDPSAHPDREAVMASMGSGSELTKCLECSERGRKVPGVMGREGKLPSPGQNGVDASAEGSVASHDESGTLGDAKCDHTSPDGGNPCAHGEVGSNSKEKLDLPVSGDGTEVANAETGSNGGGDVVPSADADIYIGNEEKKLEPVATEEKAQGMDSEKSNGEEKLPTKSAFSYTDEVKERFNRILKYYVGTHNFHNFTTRTKAEDPAAKRFIISFGADRVVSLDGIDFVRCEVVGQSFMLHQIRKMIGLAVAVMRNCAPETIYDVAFRKDVNLNVPTAPEVGLYLDECMFTSYNKKWKDSHEAVSMEPYYEEAEEFKVKYIFPHIAAMEHKEGAVALWLHSLNHRNYPDFRYMETAEPKVGAEVKSIDAGPEAKVGAEVDNIEEAQMPSGNLSE